A section of the Streptomyces sp. V3I8 genome encodes:
- the rpsJ gene encoding 30S ribosomal protein S10, whose translation MAGQKIRIRLKAYDHEVIDSSAKKIVETVTRTGASVAGPVPLPTEKNVYCVIKSPHKYKDSREHFEMRTHKRLIDILDPTPKTVDSLMRLDLPAGVDIEIKL comes from the coding sequence ATGGCGGGACAGAAGATCCGCATCCGGCTCAAGGCCTACGACCACGAGGTCATCGATTCCTCGGCGAAGAAGATCGTCGAGACGGTGACACGCACTGGTGCGTCGGTCGCGGGCCCGGTGCCGCTGCCCACTGAGAAGAACGTGTACTGCGTCATCAAGTCGCCGCACAAGTACAAGGACTCGCGCGAGCACTTCGAGATGCGCACGCACAAGCGCCTGATCGACATCCTCGACCCGACGCCCAAGACCGTTGACTCTCTGATGCGACTCGACCTCCCGGCCGGTGTCGACATCGAGATCAAGCTCTAG
- the rplC gene encoding 50S ribosomal protein L3 codes for MAKQIKGILGEKLGMTQVWDENNRVVPVTVVKASPNVVTQVRTNDSDGYESVQIAFGEIDPRKVNKPLKGHFAKADVTPRRHLVEIRTADASEYVLGQEITAETFEAGVKVDVTGKSKGKGFAGVMKRHNFHGLGAGHGVQRKHRSPGSIGGCATPGRVFKGMRMAGRMGNERVTTQNLTVHAVDAEKGLLLIKGAIPGPNGGLVLVRTAAKGA; via the coding sequence ATGGCTAAGCAGATCAAGGGCATCCTGGGCGAGAAGCTCGGCATGACGCAGGTGTGGGACGAGAACAACCGTGTTGTTCCGGTCACCGTCGTCAAGGCGAGCCCGAACGTCGTGACCCAGGTCCGTACGAATGACTCCGACGGCTACGAGTCGGTCCAGATCGCCTTCGGCGAGATCGACCCGCGCAAGGTGAACAAGCCCCTCAAGGGTCACTTCGCCAAGGCCGACGTCACCCCCCGCCGTCACCTCGTCGAGATCCGTACCGCTGACGCCAGCGAGTACGTCCTCGGCCAGGAGATCACCGCCGAGACCTTCGAGGCCGGCGTCAAGGTGGACGTGACCGGCAAGAGCAAGGGCAAGGGCTTCGCCGGTGTCATGAAGCGTCACAACTTCCATGGCCTCGGCGCCGGCCACGGTGTCCAGCGCAAGCACCGCTCTCCCGGGTCCATCGGTGGCTGTGCCACCCCCGGCCGTGTCTTCAAGGGCATGCGCATGGCGGGCCGCATGGGCAACGAGCGGGTCACCACCCAGAACCTGACCGTCCACGCCGTTGACGCGGAGAAGGGACTGCTCCTCATCAAGGGAGCCATCCCCGGTCCGAACGGCGGCCTCGTCCTGGTCCGCACCGCGGCCAAGGGGGCCTGA
- the rplD gene encoding 50S ribosomal protein L4, which yields MSTVDIISPAGDKTGTVELPAEIFDVEKISIPLLHQVVVAQLAAARQGTHKTKTRAEVRGGGRKPYRQKGTGRARQGSTRAPQFVGGGVVHGPQPRDYSQRTPKKMKAAALRHALTDRARNARIHVVSGVVEGENPSTKAAKALIGKISERKNVLLVIDRADEAALLSARNLPQVHILEPGQLNTYDVLVSDDVVFTQAAFESFVSGPKATDTEGSEA from the coding sequence ATGAGCACTGTTGACATCATTTCGCCGGCAGGCGACAAGACCGGGACGGTCGAGCTCCCCGCGGAGATCTTCGACGTCGAGAAGATCAGCATCCCGCTGCTTCACCAGGTCGTCGTCGCCCAGCTGGCCGCTGCCCGCCAGGGCACGCACAAGACCAAGACCCGCGCCGAGGTCCGTGGTGGCGGTAGGAAGCCCTACCGTCAGAAGGGCACCGGCCGCGCGCGCCAGGGCTCGACCCGCGCGCCCCAGTTCGTCGGTGGTGGCGTCGTGCACGGCCCGCAGCCGCGCGACTACTCGCAGCGGACCCCGAAGAAGATGAAGGCCGCGGCCCTGCGCCACGCCCTCACCGACCGGGCCCGCAACGCTCGCATCCACGTCGTCTCCGGCGTGGTCGAGGGCGAGAACCCCTCCACCAAGGCCGCGAAGGCACTGATCGGCAAGATCTCGGAGCGCAAGAACGTGCTCCTGGTCATCGACCGTGCCGACGAGGCCGCGCTGCTCTCCGCGCGCAACCTGCCCCAGGTCCACATCCTGGAGCCGGGCCAGCTGAACACGTACGACGTTCTCGTCTCGGACGACGTGGTCTTCACCCAGGCCGCTTTCGAGTCCTTCGTGTCCGGCCCCAAGGCCACCGACACCGAAGGGAGCGAAGCCTGA
- the rplW gene encoding 50S ribosomal protein L23, whose amino-acid sequence MATRHPSIAPKAAKAAKAARVAKAKRHEAEGKNTVETPISKSFTDPRDVLIKPVVSEKSYALLDEGKYTFVVAPGANKTQIKQAVQAVFSVKVTGVNTINRQGKRKRTKSGFGKRADTKRAIVTLAEGDRIDIFGQAS is encoded by the coding sequence ATGGCTACGCGCCACCCGAGCATTGCCCCCAAGGCGGCCAAGGCCGCCAAGGCCGCGCGCGTCGCCAAGGCGAAGCGCCACGAGGCCGAGGGCAAGAACACCGTTGAGACGCCGATCAGCAAGAGCTTCACGGACCCCCGTGACGTCCTCATCAAGCCGGTCGTCTCCGAGAAGAGCTACGCGCTGCTCGACGAGGGCAAGTACACCTTCGTCGTCGCGCCGGGCGCCAACAAGACCCAGATCAAGCAGGCCGTCCAGGCGGTCTTCTCGGTCAAGGTCACCGGGGTCAACACGATCAACCGCCAGGGCAAGCGCAAGCGGACCAAGAGCGGTTTCGGCAAGCGTGCTGACACCAAGCGCGCCATCGTGACCCTCGCTGAGGGCGACCGTATCGACATCTTCGGCCAGGCCTCCTAA
- the rplB gene encoding 50S ribosomal protein L2, with product MGIRKYKPTTPGRRGSSVADFVEVTRSTPEKSLVRPLHSKGGRNNAGRVTVRHQGGGHKRAYRVIDFRRHDKDGVPAKVAHIEYDPNRTARIALLHYADGEKRYILAPRNLSQGDRVENGPGADIKPGNNLALRNIPVGTTIHAIELRPGGGAKFARSAGTSVQLLAKEGQMAHLRMPSGEIRLVDVRCRATVGEVGNAEQSNINWGKAGRKRWLGVRPTVRGVAMNPVDHPHGGGEGKTSGGRHPVSPWGQKEGRTRSPKKASNKYIVRRRKTNKKR from the coding sequence ATGGGAATCCGCAAGTACAAGCCGACTACGCCGGGCCGTCGTGGCTCCAGCGTCGCCGACTTCGTCGAGGTCACGCGGTCCACGCCGGAGAAGTCGCTGGTCCGCCCGCTGCACAGCAAGGGCGGCCGTAACAACGCCGGTCGTGTGACCGTTCGCCACCAGGGTGGCGGACACAAGCGCGCCTACCGCGTCATCGACTTCCGTCGGCACGACAAGGACGGCGTGCCGGCGAAGGTCGCGCACATCGAGTACGACCCCAACCGCACCGCGCGCATCGCGCTGCTGCACTACGCGGACGGCGAGAAGCGCTACATCCTCGCCCCCCGCAACCTGTCGCAGGGCGACCGTGTCGAGAACGGTCCCGGGGCCGACATCAAGCCGGGCAACAACCTGGCACTGCGCAACATCCCGGTCGGTACCACGATCCACGCGATCGAGCTCCGTCCCGGTGGCGGTGCCAAGTTCGCCCGCTCCGCCGGTACCTCCGTGCAGCTGCTCGCGAAGGAGGGCCAGATGGCCCACCTGCGCATGCCGTCCGGAGAGATCCGCCTGGTCGACGTGCGCTGCCGCGCCACCGTCGGCGAGGTCGGCAACGCCGAGCAGTCGAACATCAACTGGGGCAAGGCCGGCCGCAAGCGCTGGCTGGGCGTCCGTCCGACCGTTCGCGGTGTGGCGATGAACCCGGTTGACCACCCGCACGGTGGTGGTGAAGGCAAGACCTCCGGTGGACGTCACCCGGTCTCGCCGTGGGGTCAGAAGGAGGGTCGTACTCGTTCGCCGAAGAAGGCTTCGAACAAGTACATCGTCCGCCGCCGCAAGACGAACAAGAAGCGCTAG
- the rpsS gene encoding 30S ribosomal protein S19, with translation MPRSLKKGPFVDDHLIKKVDAQNEAGSKNVIKTWSRRSMIIPAMLGHTIAVHNGKIHIPVFVTESMVGHKLGEFSPTRTFRGHVKDDRKSKRR, from the coding sequence ATGCCGCGCAGTCTCAAGAAGGGGCCCTTCGTCGACGACCACCTCATCAAGAAGGTGGACGCCCAGAACGAAGCCGGTTCCAAGAACGTCATCAAGACCTGGTCCCGTCGCTCGATGATCATCCCGGCCATGCTCGGTCACACGATCGCGGTGCACAACGGCAAGATCCACATCCCGGTGTTTGTCACCGAGTCGATGGTCGGCCACAAGCTCGGCGAGTTCTCGCCGACGCGCACCTTCCGGGGTCACGTCAAGGACGACCGGAAGTCGAAGCGCCGCTAA
- the rplV gene encoding 50S ribosomal protein L22, with protein MEARAQARYIRVTPMKARRVVDLIRGMDATEAQAVLRFAPQAASVPVGKVLDSAIANAAHNYDHTDADSLVISEAYVDEGPTLKRFRPRAQGRAYRIRKRTSHITVVVSSKEGTR; from the coding sequence ATGGAAGCCAGGGCCCAGGCGCGGTACATCCGCGTCACGCCCATGAAGGCCCGCCGTGTGGTGGACCTTATCCGTGGCATGGATGCCACGGAGGCTCAGGCGGTCCTGCGTTTCGCCCCGCAGGCCGCGAGCGTGCCCGTCGGCAAGGTGCTTGACAGCGCCATCGCCAACGCCGCACACAACTACGACCACACCGACGCCGACAGCCTCGTCATCTCCGAGGCGTACGTCGACGAGGGTCCGACCCTGAAGCGGTTCCGTCCGCGCGCCCAGGGCCGCGCCTACCGGATCCGCAAGCGGACCAGCCACATCACCGTGGTCGTCAGCAGCAAGGAAGGAACCCGGTAA
- the rpsC gene encoding 30S ribosomal protein S3, which translates to MGQKVNPHGFRLGITTDFKSRWYADKLYKDYVKEDVAIRRMMTSGMERAGISKVEIERTRDRVRVDIHTARPGIVIGRRGAEADRIRGDLEKLTGKQVQLNILEVKSPETDAQLVAQAVAEQLSSRVSFRRAMRKSMQGTMKAGAKGIKIQCGGRLGGAEMSRSEFYREGRVPLHTLRANVDYGFFEAKTTFGRIGVKVWIYKGDVKNIAEVRAENAAARAGNRPARGGGPGGDRPARGGGRGGERGGRGRKPQQQSAPAAEAPKADAPAAAAAPAESTGTEA; encoded by the coding sequence ATGGGCCAGAAGGTTAACCCGCATGGGTTCCGGCTCGGCATCACCACGGACTTCAAGTCCCGGTGGTACGCCGACAAGCTGTACAAGGACTACGTCAAGGAAGACGTCGCCATCCGTCGGATGATGACGTCCGGCATGGAGCGCGCCGGCATCTCGAAGGTGGAGATCGAGCGCACCCGTGACCGTGTGCGGGTGGACATCCACACCGCGCGTCCCGGCATCGTCATCGGCCGCCGCGGCGCCGAGGCCGACCGCATCCGCGGTGACCTCGAGAAGCTCACGGGCAAGCAGGTCCAGCTCAACATCCTCGAGGTGAAGAGCCCGGAGACCGACGCTCAGCTGGTGGCCCAGGCCGTCGCCGAGCAGCTGTCCTCCCGCGTCTCCTTCCGTCGTGCCATGCGCAAGAGCATGCAGGGCACGATGAAGGCCGGCGCCAAGGGCATCAAGATCCAGTGCGGTGGCCGTCTCGGCGGCGCCGAGATGTCCCGCTCGGAGTTCTACCGCGAGGGCCGCGTGCCCCTGCACACGCTCCGTGCGAACGTCGACTACGGCTTCTTCGAGGCCAAGACGACCTTCGGCCGCATCGGTGTGAAGGTCTGGATCTACAAGGGCGACGTCAAGAACATCGCCGAGGTCCGCGCCGAGAACGCCGCCGCCCGTGCGGGCAACCGCCCGGCCCGCGGTGGCGGCCCCGGCGGCGACCGCCCGGCACGTGGCGGCGGTCGTGGTGGCGAGCGTGGCGGCCGCGGCCGCAAGCCGCAGCAGCAGTCCGCGCCGGCAGCCGAGGCCCCCAAGGCCGACGCTCCCGCCGCCGCTGCCGCTCCGGCTGAGAGCACCGGAACGGAGGCCTGA
- the rplP gene encoding 50S ribosomal protein L16: protein MLIPRRVKHRKQHHPKRRGQAKGGTTVAFGEYGIQALTPAYVTNRQIEAARIAMTRHIKRGGKVWINIYPDRPLTKKPAETRMGSGKGSPEWWIANVHPGRVMFELSYPNEKIAREALTRAAHKLPMKCRIVKREAGEA from the coding sequence ATGCTGATCCCTCGTAGGGTCAAGCACCGCAAGCAGCACCACCCCAAGCGCCGTGGTCAGGCCAAGGGTGGTACGACGGTCGCGTTCGGCGAGTACGGCATTCAGGCCCTCACGCCGGCGTACGTCACGAACCGCCAGATCGAAGCGGCTCGTATCGCGATGACCCGCCACATCAAGCGTGGCGGCAAGGTCTGGATCAACATCTACCCGGACCGCCCGCTGACCAAGAAGCCCGCCGAGACCCGCATGGGTTCCGGTAAGGGATCCCCCGAGTGGTGGATCGCGAACGTGCACCCGGGTCGGGTCATGTTCGAGCTGTCCTACCCCAACGAGAAGATCGCCCGTGAGGCCCTCACTCGCGCAGCCCACAAGCTGCCGATGAAGTGCCGGATCGTCAAGCGCGAGGCAGGTGAAGCGTGA
- the rpmC gene encoding 50S ribosomal protein L29 — MSAGTKASELRELGDEELLAKLREAKEELFNLRFQAATGQLENHGRLKAVRKDIARIYTLMRERELGIETVESA, encoded by the coding sequence ATGTCGGCCGGTACCAAGGCGTCCGAGCTGCGCGAACTGGGTGACGAGGAGCTTCTCGCGAAGCTCCGCGAAGCCAAGGAAGAGCTGTTCAACCTCCGCTTCCAGGCGGCGACCGGTCAGCTCGAGAACCACGGGCGGCTCAAGGCCGTCCGCAAGGACATCGCGCGGATCTACACCCTGATGCGTGAGCGCGAGCTGGGCATCGAGACGGTGGAGAGTGCCTGA
- the rpsQ gene encoding 30S ribosomal protein S17: MSESNVTEETKTSRGFRKTREGLVVSDKMDKTVVVAVEDRVKHALYGKVIRRTNKLKAHDEQNAAGVGDRVVIMETRPLSATKRWRIVEILEKAK; the protein is encoded by the coding sequence ATGAGCGAGAGCAACGTGACTGAAGAGACCAAGACGAGCCGCGGTTTCCGCAAGACCCGTGAGGGTCTGGTCGTCAGCGACAAGATGGACAAGACCGTCGTCGTCGCCGTCGAGGACCGCGTGAAGCACGCGCTGTACGGCAAGGTCATCCGCCGTACGAACAAGCTCAAGGCCCACGACGAGCAGAACGCTGCCGGCGTCGGCGACCGGGTGGTCATCATGGAGACCCGGCCGCTGTCCGCGACGAAGCGCTGGCGCATCGTCGAGATCCTCGAGAAGGCCAAGTAA
- the rplN gene encoding 50S ribosomal protein L14, with protein MIQQESRLRVADNTGAKEILCIRVLGGSGRRYAGIGDVIVATVKDAIPGGNVKKGDVIKAVIVRTVKERRRPDGSYIRFDENAAVILKNDGDPRGTRIFGPVGRELREKKFMKIISLAPEVL; from the coding sequence GTGATCCAGCAGGAGTCGCGACTGCGTGTCGCCGACAACACTGGTGCGAAGGAGATCCTTTGCATCCGTGTGCTCGGTGGCTCCGGTCGCCGCTACGCGGGCATCGGTGACGTCATCGTCGCCACCGTCAAGGACGCGATCCCCGGCGGCAATGTGAAGAAGGGTGACGTCATCAAGGCGGTCATCGTTCGCACCGTCAAGGAGCGCCGCCGTCCCGACGGCTCGTACATCCGCTTCGACGAGAACGCCGCCGTCATTCTGAAGAACGACGGCGACCCTCGCGGCACCCGTATCTTCGGCCCTGTCGGCCGTGAGCTGCGCGAGAAGAAGTTCATGAAGATCATCTCGCTCGCGCCGGAGGTGCTGTAA
- the rplX gene encoding 50S ribosomal protein L24 — protein sequence MKIKKGDLVQVITGKDKGKQGKVIAAYPRDERVLVEGVNRVKKHTKAGPTARGSQAGGIVTTEAPVHVSNVQLVVEKDGNKVVTRVGFRFDDEGNKIRVAKRTGEDI from the coding sequence ATGAAGATCAAGAAGGGCGACCTGGTTCAGGTCATCACCGGTAAGGACAAGGGCAAGCAGGGCAAGGTCATTGCCGCTTACCCGCGCGACGAGCGCGTCCTGGTCGAGGGTGTCAACCGGGTCAAGAAGCACACGAAGGCCGGTCCCACCGCTCGCGGTTCGCAGGCCGGTGGCATCGTCACGACCGAGGCGCCCGTCCACGTCTCCAACGTCCAGCTGGTCGTTGAGAAGGACGGAAACAAGGTCGTCACGCGCGTCGGTTTCCGCTTCGACGACGAGGGCAACAAGATCCGCGTTGCCAAGCGGACGGGTGAGGACATCTGA
- the rplE gene encoding 50S ribosomal protein L5: MATTTTPRLKTKYREEIAGKLQEEFSYENVMQTPGLVKIVVNMGVGDAARDSKLMDGAVRDLTTITGQKPAVTKARKSIAQFKLREGQPIGCHVTLRGDRMWEFLDRTLSLALPRIRDFRGLSPKQFDGRGNYTFGLTEQVMFHEIDQDKIDRVRGMDITVVTTATNDAEGRALLRHLGFPFKEA; encoded by the coding sequence ATGGCTACCACCACCACTCCGCGTCTCAAGACGAAGTACCGCGAGGAGATCGCGGGCAAGCTGCAGGAAGAGTTCTCCTACGAGAACGTCATGCAGACCCCGGGTCTCGTCAAGATCGTGGTCAACATGGGTGTCGGCGACGCCGCCCGTGACTCGAAGCTCATGGACGGTGCCGTCCGCGACCTGACCACCATCACGGGTCAGAAGCCGGCCGTCACCAAGGCCCGGAAGTCCATCGCGCAGTTCAAGCTGCGCGAGGGTCAGCCGATCGGCTGCCACGTCACGCTTCGTGGCGACCGCATGTGGGAGTTCCTGGACCGCACCCTGTCGCTCGCGCTGCCGCGCATCCGCGACTTCCGTGGTCTGTCTCCCAAGCAGTTCGACGGCCGTGGCAACTACACCTTCGGTCTCACCGAGCAGGTCATGTTCCACGAGATCGACCAGGACAAGATCGACCGCGTCCGGGGTATGGACATCACCGTGGTCACCACGGCGACCAACGACGCCGAAGGCCGTGCCCTTCTCCGTCACCTCGGCTTCCCCTTCAAGGAGGCGTAA
- a CDS encoding type Z 30S ribosomal protein S14, which translates to MAKKALIAKAARKPKFGVRGYTRCQRCGRPHSVYRKFGLCRVCLREMAHRGELPGVTKSSW; encoded by the coding sequence ATGGCGAAGAAGGCTCTGATTGCCAAGGCTGCTCGTAAGCCCAAGTTCGGTGTACGTGGCTACACGCGCTGCCAGCGCTGCGGCCGTCCGCACTCCGTGTACCGCAAGTTCGGCCTCTGCCGCGTGTGCCTTCGTGAGATGGCTCACCGCGGCGAGCTGCCGGGCGTGACCAAGAGCTCCTGGTAA
- the rpsH gene encoding 30S ribosomal protein S8, with amino-acid sequence MTMTDPIADMLTRLRNANSAYHDDVAMPHSKIKSHIAEILQQEGFITGWKVEDAEVGKKLVLELKFGPNRERSIAGIKRISKPGLRVYAKSTSLPKVLGGLGVAIISTSHGLLTGQQAGKKGVGGEVLAYVW; translated from the coding sequence ATGACCATGACTGATCCCATCGCAGACATGCTTACCCGTCTGCGTAACGCGAACTCGGCGTACCACGACGATGTCGCGATGCCGCACAGCAAGATCAAGTCGCACATCGCAGAGATCCTCCAGCAGGAGGGCTTCATCACCGGCTGGAAGGTCGAGGACGCCGAGGTCGGCAAGAAGCTCGTCCTCGAGCTGAAGTTCGGCCCGAACCGTGAGCGCTCCATCGCGGGCATCAAGCGGATCTCGAAGCCGGGTCTGCGCGTGTACGCGAAGTCCACCTCCCTGCCCAAGGTGCTCGGTGGCCTCGGCGTGGCGATCATCTCCACGTCGCACGGTCTCCTCACTGGACAGCAGGCCGGCAAGAAGGGCGTAGGCGGAGAAGTTCTCGCCTACGTCTGGTAG
- the rplF gene encoding 50S ribosomal protein L6, giving the protein MSRIGKLPITVPAGVDVTIDGRTVQVKGPKGSLSHTVAAPIEVAKGEDGILNVTRPNDERQNKALHGLSRTLVANMITGVTTGYVKKLEISGVGYRVLAKGSNLEFSLGYSHSITVEAPEGISFKVENPTHFSVEGIDKQKVGEVAANIRKLRKPDPYKAKGVKYEGEVVRRKVGKAGK; this is encoded by the coding sequence ATGTCGCGTATTGGCAAGCTCCCCATCACGGTTCCCGCCGGCGTGGACGTCACCATCGACGGCCGTACGGTTCAGGTGAAGGGCCCCAAGGGCTCTCTCTCCCACACCGTCGCGGCGCCGATCGAGGTCGCCAAGGGTGAGGACGGCATTCTCAATGTCACCCGCCCGAACGACGAGCGTCAGAACAAGGCCCTGCACGGCCTGTCCCGCACGCTGGTGGCGAACATGATCACCGGCGTGACCACGGGTTACGTGAAGAAGCTCGAAATCAGCGGTGTCGGTTACCGCGTCCTGGCGAAGGGTTCCAACCTGGAATTCTCGCTCGGCTACAGCCACTCGATCACGGTCGAGGCGCCCGAGGGCATCTCGTTCAAGGTCGAGAACCCGACGCACTTCTCGGTCGAGGGAATCGACAAGCAGAAGGTCGGCGAGGTTGCGGCCAACATCCGCAAGCTGCGCAAGCCCGACCCGTACAAGGCCAAGGGCGTCAAGTACGAGGGCGAAGTCGTCCGGCGCAAGGTCGGAAAGGCGGGTAAGTAA
- the rplR gene encoding 50S ribosomal protein L18, with amino-acid sequence MAYGVKIAKGDAYKRAAIKRRHIRIRKHISGTAERPRLVVTRSNRHIVAQVIDDVKGHTLASASTLDTSIRGGENDKSEQAKSVGALVAERAKAAGVETVVFDRGGNQYAGRIAALADAAREAGLKF; translated from the coding sequence ATGGCATACGGTGTCAAGATTGCTAAGGGCGACGCTTACAAGCGTGCTGCCATCAAGCGACGTCACATCCGCATCCGGAAGCACATCTCCGGTACGGCTGAGCGGCCTCGCCTGGTCGTGACGCGCTCGAACCGCCACATCGTGGCCCAGGTGATCGACGACGTGAAGGGTCACACCCTCGCGTCCGCGTCCACCCTGGACACGTCGATCCGCGGCGGCGAGAACGACAAGTCCGAGCAGGCCAAGTCGGTCGGCGCCCTGGTCGCCGAGCGCGCCAAGGCCGCCGGTGTCGAGACTGTCGTATTCGACCGTGGTGGAAACCAGTACGCCGGGCGCATTGCCGCTCTGGCGGACGCCGCCCGCGAAGCCGGACTCAAGTTCTGA
- the rpsE gene encoding 30S ribosomal protein S5, which produces MAGPQRRGSGAGGGERRDRKGRDGGAAAEKTAYVERVVAINRVAKVVKGGRRFSFTALVVVGDGDGTVGVGYGKAKEVPAAIAKGVEEAKKHFFKVPRIQGTIPHPITGEKAAGVVLLKPASPGTGVIAGGPVRAVLECAGVHDILSKSLGSSNAINIVHATVAALKGLQRPEEIAARRGLPLEDVAPAALLRARAGAGA; this is translated from the coding sequence ATGGCTGGACCCCAGCGCCGCGGAAGCGGTGCCGGTGGCGGCGAGCGGCGGGACCGGAAGGGCCGTGACGGCGGCGCTGCTGCCGAGAAGACCGCGTACGTCGAGCGCGTCGTCGCGATCAACCGTGTCGCCAAGGTTGTGAAGGGTGGTCGTCGCTTCAGCTTCACCGCGCTGGTCGTGGTGGGCGACGGTGACGGCACCGTGGGTGTCGGTTACGGCAAGGCCAAGGAGGTGCCGGCCGCCATCGCCAAGGGTGTTGAGGAGGCCAAGAAGCACTTCTTCAAGGTTCCCCGTATCCAGGGCACCATCCCGCACCCGATCACGGGCGAGAAGGCCGCGGGCGTCGTCCTGCTCAAGCCTGCTTCTCCCGGTACCGGCGTCATCGCCGGTGGCCCGGTGCGTGCTGTGCTCGAGTGCGCCGGCGTTCACGACATCCTGTCGAAGTCGCTCGGCTCTTCCAACGCGATCAACATCGTGCACGCGACCGTGGCGGCCCTCAAGGGCCTGCAGCGTCCCGAGGAGATCGCGGCCCGCCGTGGTCTGCCCCTCGAGGACGTCGCCCCCGCGGCTCTGCTTCGTGCACGTGCGGGAGCGGGTGCGTAG
- the rpmD gene encoding 50S ribosomal protein L30, whose amino-acid sequence MAQLRITQKKSFIGSKQNHRDTLRSLGLKRINDVVVKEDRPEFRGMVHTVRHLVTVEEVD is encoded by the coding sequence ATGGCCCAGCTCAGGATCACGCAGAAGAAGTCGTTCATCGGCAGCAAGCAGAACCACCGCGACACCCTTCGTTCGCTTGGTCTCAAGCGGATCAACGATGTGGTCGTCAAGGAGGACCGCCCCGAGTTCCGCGGAATGGTTCACACCGTCCGCCACCTCGTGACGGTTGAGGAGGTCGACTGA
- the rplO gene encoding 50S ribosomal protein L15, giving the protein MAENNPLKIHNLRPAPGAKTAKTRVGRGEASKGKTAGRGTKGTKARYQVPERFEGGQMPLHMRLPKLKGFRNPFKTEYQVVNLDKLASLYPEGGEVTVEGLVANGAVRKNSLVKVLGQGEISVALQVTVDAVSGSAKEKITAAGGTVTELV; this is encoded by the coding sequence ATGGCGGAGAACAACCCGCTCAAGATCCACAACCTCCGTCCCGCCCCGGGCGCCAAGACCGCGAAGACGCGAGTCGGTCGTGGTGAAGCGTCCAAGGGTAAGACGGCCGGTCGTGGTACCAAGGGCACGAAGGCCCGCTACCAGGTTCCGGAGCGCTTCGAGGGTGGCCAGATGCCCCTCCACATGCGTCTCCCGAAGCTCAAGGGCTTCCGGAACCCGTTCAAGACCGAGTACCAGGTCGTGAACCTCGACAAGCTGGCGTCGCTGTACCCCGAGGGTGGCGAGGTCACCGTCGAGGGACTCGTCGCCAACGGTGCGGTGCGCAAGAACAGCCTCGTCAAGGTCCTCGGCCAGGGCGAGATCTCCGTGGCACTGCAGGTGACGGTCGACGCCGTCTCCGGCTCCGCCAAGGAGAAGATCACCGCCGCCGGCGGTACCGTCACCGAGCTGGTCTGA